A genomic region of Thunnus maccoyii chromosome 13, fThuMac1.1, whole genome shotgun sequence contains the following coding sequences:
- the LOC121910483 gene encoding odorant receptor 131-2-like, whose product MSDATQSQTNITVGLGLVERVMLTTLTTVPCCIFFFINVTMLFTLRSKLVFRETSRYILLYNLLFADTVQMTLSQILYILSICRVMLTYPVCIVLIMIANLTNEISPLTLVVMSLERYVAVCYPLRHATINTIRNTGVAITMVWAFCSLNVLTRVLLLLNFPFQDLESLHMKHFCSTFVMFLVPISDHYDKAYTCFLFISAGVAVISSYIGVIIAARSASTDKASAHKARNTLLLHLVQLGLSLSSTIHNPLLIAISKTVTRIMLVRVQNIFYVFIIILPRCLSALIYGLRDQTIRPVLVYYLCCRLKLSVFPAKAENSS is encoded by the coding sequence ATGTCTGATGCAACTCAGTCTCAGACCAACATCACTGTTGGACTGGGGTTAGTGGAAAGAGTGATGCTTACCACTTTGACTACAGTACCATGTTGTATATTCTTCTTCATTAATGTGACCATGCTTTTCACTTTGAGGAGTAAACTGGTGTTTCGTGAGACTTCTCGTTACATTCTTCTGTATAACCTCCTTTTTGCAGACACTGTACAGATGACACTGAGCcagatactgtacatactgtctATTTGTAGAGTAATGTTGACATATCCTGTGTGTATTGTTCTTATTATGATCGCCAATCTTACAAATGAAATCTCTCCTCTCACACTGGTGGTGATGTCTCTGGAGAGATATGTAGCTGTGTGCTACCCACTGAGGCACGCTACCATCAACACCATCAGAAACACAGGGGTGGCCATCACCATGGTTTGGGCTTTTTGTTCACTAAATGTCCTCACACGAGTTCTTTTGCTGTTAAATTTTCCATTTCAGGACCTGGAGAGCCTGCATATGAAACATTTTTGCAGCACATTTGTCATGTTTCTTGTGCCAATATCTGATCATTATGACAAAGCCTacacttgttttctgtttatatCAGCTGGTGTGGCAGTCATTTCTTCTTATATTGGTGTGATTATAGCAGCCAGGTCAGCCTCCACAGACAAAGCTTCAGCCCATAAAGCTCgtaacacactgctgctgcacctgGTGCAGCTGGGCCTCAGTCTCTCTTCAACTATACACAACCCATTACTTATAGCCATCTCAAAAACTGTCACGAGAATAATGCTTGTGCGTgttcagaatattttttatgtgtttattatcaTTCTCCCCAGATGTCTGAGCGCTCTCATCTATGGGCTCAGAGATCAGACCATCAGACCTGTTCTTGTTTACTATTTATGCTGTCGACTGAAACTCTCAGTCTTCCCAGCCAAGGCTGAGAACTCATCCTGA